The Sphingorhabdus sp. Alg231-15 genome has a segment encoding these proteins:
- a CDS encoding ABC transporter permease subunit has product MRALFNRKHWPLWVILALVALALILPAILPWTYDQIDWDAVRAPAFSGSHVFGTDEIGRDRLARLAAGTRVTLMVAIAAAMVSLVVGIAWGATAGWMGGKVDEAMMRFVDALYALPFMFIVILLMVIFGRSILLVFVGIGLVEWLTMARVVRGQVMALKQRPFILAAEAAGTPPINNILKHILPNIAGVALAYLMLTVPQVVMIESFLSFLGLGVQEPLTSLGILVKEGADDMDMTPLGLLLPGGLLVLLLVCLTIEGERLRDVYS; this is encoded by the coding sequence ATGAGGGCGCTGTTTAACCGCAAACACTGGCCGCTTTGGGTGATCTTGGCGCTCGTGGCGTTGGCGTTGATCCTGCCAGCGATCCTGCCATGGACATATGATCAGATTGATTGGGATGCCGTGCGTGCTCCGGCCTTCAGCGGATCGCATGTTTTTGGAACGGATGAAATTGGCCGCGATCGTCTCGCACGTTTGGCTGCGGGGACTCGTGTCACTTTGATGGTTGCCATCGCCGCGGCCATGGTTTCCTTAGTTGTCGGCATTGCCTGGGGCGCGACTGCAGGCTGGATGGGCGGCAAAGTTGATGAAGCTATGATGCGGTTTGTCGACGCTCTCTATGCGCTGCCTTTCATGTTCATTGTAATTTTGCTGATGGTGATATTCGGACGTTCGATACTGCTGGTTTTTGTGGGTATCGGATTGGTTGAATGGCTTACAATGGCGCGGGTTGTACGGGGACAGGTCATGGCCCTTAAACAAAGACCCTTTATATTGGCCGCTGAAGCTGCAGGTACTCCGCCGATTAACAACATCCTGAAGCACATTCTGCCCAATATCGCCGGTGTTGCGCTCGCTTATCTCATGCTGACCGTGCCGCAAGTAGTGATGATCGAGAGCTTCCTCTCGTTCCTCGGCCTTGGTGTTCAGGAACCGCTGACGTCGCTTGGAATATTGGTCAAGGAAGGCGCAGACGATATGGATATGACGCCGCTAGGACTGTTGTTGCCTGGCGGTCTTCTTGTGTTACTGCTGGTTTGCCTGACAATAGAGGGCGAGCGCCTGCGAGATGTCTACTCATGA
- a CDS encoding ABC transporter ATP-binding protein, producing MAIEIDGKRLVEDVNITVEAGKCTAIIGASGSGKSLTCLTPFGLTPGTASGSIKLDGIELTSANAREMHLARSRNTGFVFQQPLTALTPHLTIGKQLQEAASQAGPQRLSRHELAQMLARVGLSRADERLDQFPHRLSGGERQRVMIAAAVAHQPKLLIADEPTSALDASLRAEIMELLDELRVEHGLATLLVSHDIASVESHSDDLIVMDKGKVVESGPTVDIITNPQRDYTKRLIAATPSLAEPAPHLPVVGEILLQAEGATVLFPRPGWRRGKIEAVADASLSVRESEAVAIVGGSGSGKSTLGRAVVGIGPLTFGTIKWQQGLLPERRERSLAMRKLIQPVFQDPVASLNPRWKVGDIVLEPLRNLSPELSGPERNDKLAQALNDVGLGPEYIDRVSTSLSGGQAQRVAIARAIIAGPKMLVLDEATSALDPLVGGAILQLLSELQRAHGLSIIFITHDIASARRLCHRIVVLDAGHVVEMGDMAEVVESPKARVTKLLIEAS from the coding sequence ATGGCCATTGAAATTGATGGCAAACGGCTGGTCGAAGATGTCAATATCACGGTCGAGGCAGGTAAATGTACGGCGATAATCGGCGCATCCGGATCAGGTAAAAGCCTGACTTGTCTAACACCTTTCGGTCTGACGCCAGGCACTGCTTCGGGATCGATCAAGCTTGACGGGATTGAGTTGACCTCTGCCAATGCTCGCGAGATGCATCTGGCGCGCAGTCGAAACACGGGGTTTGTCTTTCAACAACCATTGACAGCACTAACGCCCCATTTGACCATAGGGAAACAGCTTCAGGAAGCCGCATCGCAAGCTGGTCCGCAGCGGCTATCGCGGCATGAGTTGGCGCAGATGTTAGCGCGGGTTGGTCTTTCGCGTGCTGATGAAAGGCTCGATCAATTTCCACATCGGCTGTCGGGCGGAGAGCGTCAGCGTGTCATGATTGCCGCCGCTGTTGCGCATCAACCGAAACTGCTGATCGCGGATGAACCGACTAGCGCTTTAGACGCTAGTTTGCGCGCAGAAATCATGGAGTTGCTAGATGAGTTGCGCGTTGAGCATGGCTTGGCAACACTGTTGGTCAGCCATGATATCGCCTCCGTCGAGAGTCATTCGGACGATCTGATTGTAATGGATAAAGGCAAGGTGGTTGAGAGCGGTCCCACGGTCGACATTATCACCAACCCACAGCGGGACTATACGAAGCGCCTTATTGCCGCCACACCGAGTCTTGCAGAGCCCGCACCACATCTGCCAGTTGTCGGGGAGATATTGCTCCAAGCCGAAGGTGCGACGGTTTTGTTTCCTCGCCCAGGCTGGCGGCGGGGTAAAATAGAGGCGGTTGCAGATGCCAGTCTATCCGTAAGGGAAAGCGAGGCAGTTGCGATTGTTGGTGGATCGGGTTCAGGTAAATCGACCTTGGGGAGAGCGGTGGTGGGTATTGGCCCTCTGACGTTCGGCACAATCAAATGGCAACAGGGCCTCTTGCCAGAGCGCCGTGAGCGCAGCCTTGCCATGCGAAAATTGATCCAACCCGTATTCCAAGACCCGGTGGCCAGTCTCAATCCACGATGGAAGGTGGGTGATATTGTATTGGAACCTCTCAGAAATTTGAGTCCTGAATTATCCGGCCCAGAACGTAACGACAAGTTAGCGCAAGCATTAAATGATGTGGGGCTTGGCCCAGAGTATATAGACCGGGTTTCAACCAGCCTTTCGGGAGGCCAGGCACAACGTGTCGCCATCGCTCGGGCTATAATCGCAGGCCCAAAAATGTTGGTGCTCGACGAAGCGACGTCGGCTTTGGACCCGTTAGTAGGAGGCGCAATCCTGCAGCTACTGTCAGAATTGCAGCGAGCACACGGGCTCAGCATTATCTTCATCACGCATGACATCGCATCGGCCCGTCGGCTTTGCCATCGGATTGTTGTTCTGGATGCGGGCCATGTTGTTGAGATGGGGGATATGGCTGAGGTCGTTGAAAGTCCGAAGGCCAGAGTCACTAAGCTACTGATTGAGGCAAGCTGA
- a CDS encoding ABC transporter permease subunit, producing MLVLIARRLMTAIPTLLAIILASFFLMRLAPGGPFDGERPLPPETQAALQAAYGLDKPLWEQAWLYVSRLVQGDFGPSLVYRDFSVSELVAQGLPISLTLGGLAIILALLMGVSGGLFAAARAGKAADKTIMTLATIATALPTFVTGPALALCFGLWWGLLPVSGTGEGWSWLIMPVVALALPVSGAVAKLTRAGLATVLKQDHIRTARARGLSESKIMFKHGLRPALVPVASYLGPAAAGLLTGAVVVETVFGLPGLGRYFVQGALNRDYPLVLGVVTLYAALIILFNLFADLIYGWLDPRMRDE from the coding sequence ATGTTAGTGTTGATCGCAAGGCGGTTGATGACAGCGATTCCGACGCTGCTTGCGATCATTTTGGCTTCGTTTTTTTTGATGCGATTGGCCCCGGGCGGGCCATTTGATGGTGAGCGTCCATTACCCCCGGAGACACAGGCTGCGTTGCAGGCCGCTTATGGGCTGGATAAGCCGCTTTGGGAGCAAGCATGGCTCTATGTTTCGCGACTGGTGCAAGGCGATTTCGGACCGTCGCTAGTCTATCGGGATTTTTCGGTTTCGGAACTTGTGGCGCAGGGCCTGCCGATATCATTAACCCTCGGGGGACTTGCAATCATACTCGCCCTGCTGATGGGGGTTTCTGGTGGCTTGTTCGCGGCGGCACGCGCCGGAAAAGCGGCCGACAAAACAATTATGACGCTCGCTACCATTGCCACGGCGTTGCCGACTTTTGTCACCGGTCCTGCACTTGCCCTGTGCTTTGGGCTTTGGTGGGGCCTGTTGCCGGTGTCGGGAACAGGCGAGGGTTGGTCATGGTTGATCATGCCGGTTGTCGCGTTAGCATTACCTGTGTCAGGGGCCGTAGCCAAGTTAACCCGTGCCGGTCTAGCAACCGTGCTCAAACAGGATCATATTCGTACAGCGCGCGCGCGCGGTCTGTCTGAATCGAAAATCATGTTCAAACACGGATTGCGGCCCGCTCTTGTTCCGGTGGCTAGCTATTTGGGACCTGCTGCAGCTGGTCTACTCACCGGTGCAGTAGTTGTGGAAACGGTTTTTGGACTGCCCGGCCTCGGACGCTATTTTGTTCAAGGCGCGTTGAACCGTGACTATCCATTGGTGCTCGGGGTAGTTACGCTCTACGCGGCGCTGATCATCCTGTTCAACCTGTTTGCCGACCTGATTTACGGCTGGCTAGACCCTCGGATGCGTGACGAATGA
- a CDS encoding mechanosensitive ion channel family protein, translating to MMEQIFGYLESLAPDTSRNLQFIEGAVAAGLVAIALFAGWLLSRYIGPKLRNVWETRAGYESELAGRRIRDMTRRATTFILCGFFLAIWQWQLIPQVIFALTIAITMGLFTNDLIRGVRMPDWLGTTMGLTVFISAALGLVGNIDRITIALERVGIDVGTNRISLLAVVTTIMTAVILLAVARVLMKLVTHVIGNSDLDGAQKVLGQKLATVAILAAAFMLGLDVLGIDLTALAVFSGAFGLAIGFGMQKTIGNLIAGIILLMDRSIKPGDVIAVGDSFGWVNKIGVRAVSVLTREGKEHLIPNENLMTQEVENWSYSNKNVRISIPVGVSYNSDMDQVIELMKQACVDVPRVLNHPKPVVWMLEFGDNSVNFEIRCWINDPQSGVGNFKAAVLKRVWDLFKEHGVEIPFPQRDVHIKSLPENGTVELSSE from the coding sequence ATGATGGAACAAATTTTCGGCTATCTTGAATCTCTGGCACCCGACACCTCGCGTAATTTGCAATTTATCGAAGGCGCTGTTGCTGCTGGCTTAGTTGCGATTGCACTTTTTGCAGGCTGGTTGCTTAGCCGATATATTGGACCCAAATTACGGAACGTCTGGGAAACCAGGGCGGGCTATGAGAGTGAACTGGCCGGACGGCGCATTCGCGATATGACCCGTCGGGCTACAACCTTCATACTCTGTGGGTTTTTCCTAGCGATCTGGCAATGGCAGCTGATCCCGCAAGTTATCTTTGCATTGACCATTGCGATCACCATGGGGTTGTTCACCAATGATCTGATCCGCGGAGTTCGTATGCCGGACTGGCTCGGTACAACCATGGGGCTTACGGTATTCATATCGGCAGCGCTTGGCCTTGTCGGCAATATTGATCGGATCACCATAGCGTTGGAGCGCGTCGGTATTGATGTCGGCACCAACCGGATTTCGCTTCTTGCCGTGGTCACAACCATCATGACAGCGGTCATTCTCCTTGCCGTTGCGCGGGTTTTGATGAAGCTCGTCACTCATGTCATCGGTAATAGCGATCTCGACGGCGCACAAAAGGTTCTCGGGCAAAAGCTAGCCACCGTCGCCATCTTGGCTGCGGCGTTCATGCTCGGCCTTGATGTCCTGGGTATCGACCTGACAGCTCTAGCGGTCTTCTCCGGTGCGTTTGGTCTCGCCATCGGTTTCGGGATGCAGAAAACGATCGGTAATCTTATTGCAGGTATCATCCTGCTGATGGATCGTTCGATCAAACCGGGTGATGTCATCGCGGTCGGCGACAGTTTTGGCTGGGTTAACAAGATCGGCGTCCGAGCTGTTTCGGTTCTTACTCGTGAGGGCAAGGAGCACTTGATTCCAAACGAAAATCTGATGACACAGGAAGTGGAAAACTGGTCCTATTCGAACAAAAATGTCCGGATCAGCATTCCCGTTGGAGTTTCCTATAATAGCGATATGGATCAGGTTATTGAGTTGATGAAGCAGGCCTGCGTCGATGTTCCTCGAGTGCTCAATCATCCCAAGCCAGTGGTATGGATGCTGGAGTTTGGCGACAATAGTGTAAATTTTGAAATCCGTTGCTGGATCAACGACCCGCAATCAGGTGTGGGCAATTTCAAAGCAGCGGTTCTGAAACGCGTCTGGGATCTGTTCAAGGAACATGGCGTCGAAATTCCGTTCCCACAGCGGGATGTCCATATTAAATCACTGCCAGAGAATGGAACGGTCGAACTTTCCAGCGAATAG
- a CDS encoding alpha/beta fold hydrolase, with protein MSDDIRDFQIDIPQSALDDLQTRLEMTRWPDPEPVDDWSQGIPLTYVQQVADYWREAYDWRRCEAALNQYSHHMTEIDGVDIHFMHIRSPEADARPLIMTHGWPGSIIEFLDVIGPLTDPVAHGGEAKDAFHLVIPSLPGYGFSGKPTVTGWGAEKIGEAWDMLMKRLGYDRYFAQGGDWGALVTSAIGVQNRGSCAGIHINLVVVGSPPEVVMTNPTLEEQASLARFADYQTQGGGYAEIQRTKPQTLGYGLADSPVGQMAWVLEKFQGWSDGAMTPDDSFDRDRLLDNIMLYWLNNAGASSARLYRESFGSPNVEPVHMPTGCSIFPNEIMAPSRRWAEHRFKNLQYWNEAEKGGHFAAMEVPELFLGEVRGSFGQMEL; from the coding sequence ATGAGCGATGATATCAGAGACTTTCAGATTGATATTCCGCAGTCGGCATTGGACGATTTGCAGACCCGATTGGAAATGACTCGTTGGCCTGACCCTGAACCGGTTGATGACTGGTCCCAGGGTATCCCGCTGACCTATGTGCAGCAGGTTGCTGACTATTGGCGCGAGGCATATGACTGGCGGCGTTGTGAGGCAGCGCTCAATCAATATTCGCATCATATGACGGAAATCGACGGGGTTGATATTCATTTCATGCACATCCGCTCGCCCGAGGCGGATGCGCGGCCACTGATTATGACTCATGGCTGGCCAGGCTCCATCATTGAGTTTCTCGATGTTATCGGTCCGCTGACGGACCCCGTAGCTCATGGTGGGGAGGCAAAGGATGCCTTTCACCTCGTCATTCCTTCGCTGCCCGGATATGGTTTTTCGGGTAAGCCAACCGTAACCGGATGGGGCGCCGAGAAGATCGGTGAGGCCTGGGACATGTTGATGAAGCGGCTGGGTTATGATCGCTATTTTGCGCAGGGCGGCGATTGGGGCGCGCTGGTGACATCTGCCATTGGAGTCCAGAATCGCGGATCTTGTGCTGGTATTCATATCAATTTGGTTGTCGTTGGGTCGCCACCCGAGGTGGTCATGACCAATCCGACTCTCGAAGAACAAGCGTCCTTAGCTCGATTTGCAGATTATCAAACACAGGGCGGTGGCTATGCAGAAATTCAGCGGACCAAGCCGCAAACGCTCGGATATGGTCTTGCCGACTCTCCGGTTGGCCAAATGGCTTGGGTGCTGGAAAAGTTTCAGGGCTGGTCAGATGGCGCGATGACCCCGGACGACAGTTTTGATCGCGACCGATTGCTCGACAATATAATGCTCTATTGGCTCAACAATGCAGGGGCTTCGTCCGCGCGGCTTTATCGAGAAAGCTTCGGAAGTCCGAATGTCGAGCCTGTCCATATGCCAACCGGATGCAGTATATTTCCCAACGAAATCATGGCCCCGTCTCGTCGATGGGCTGAGCACCGGTTCAAGAATCTGCAATATTGGAATGAAGCGGAAAAAGGCGGTCATTTCGCTGCGATGGAAGTACCTGAGCTTTTTCTCGGCGAGGTACGGGGTTCTTTTGGCCAGATGGAGCTCTAA
- a CDS encoding TorF family putative porin: MRTSTKTTLGYKAKSGIIGLSAILLATTAAPALAQEVEGSGITVSGNAAITSDYRFRGLSFSDGDIAVQGGIDVTHESGFYIGTWASSIEDSPTFGHTELDLYGGWSGDVTDGLTLDVGLLYYVYPNGEGGAAGPSDYFEPYASVSTTVGPVELTTGIAYAWSQASLGDSDNVYIYTGVSGGIPNTPISLNANIGINDGSLGNPVGVFGDDNYIDWTLGADWAITKNLTASVAYTDTDAPSVNSFTDSAVVFTLGVSF, from the coding sequence ATGCGCACGTCCACAAAAACTACTCTCGGCTATAAAGCCAAATCGGGGATTATCGGTCTTTCAGCTATTCTGCTGGCTACAACGGCAGCTCCCGCCCTCGCTCAAGAAGTGGAAGGCAGCGGAATTACAGTTTCCGGCAATGCCGCCATCACATCAGATTATCGATTCCGTGGCTTGTCCTTCTCGGACGGCGATATCGCAGTTCAAGGCGGCATTGATGTCACCCATGAAAGCGGTTTTTACATCGGGACCTGGGCCTCTTCTATCGAAGACAGCCCGACATTCGGTCACACCGAGCTTGACCTCTATGGTGGTTGGTCCGGAGACGTCACCGATGGCCTCACTCTTGATGTTGGCCTGCTCTATTATGTCTACCCCAATGGTGAAGGCGGAGCCGCAGGACCCAGCGACTATTTTGAACCCTATGCTTCGGTCTCAACAACAGTTGGACCTGTAGAACTCACCACCGGTATCGCATACGCATGGTCTCAAGCCAGCCTGGGTGACAGCGACAATGTTTATATCTACACCGGCGTTTCCGGCGGCATTCCGAACACGCCCATCTCGCTCAATGCGAATATTGGTATCAATGATGGTTCACTGGGCAACCCCGTTGGTGTGTTTGGTGATGATAACTACATCGATTGGACCCTTGGTGCCGACTGGGCCATTACCAAAAACCTGACTGCGAGCGTTGCCTATACCGATACCGATGCGCCATCAGTCAATAGTTTCACGGACAGTGCTGTTGTGTTCACGTTGGGCGTATCTTTCTAA